A section of the Cuniculiplasma divulgatum genome encodes:
- a CDS encoding flavin reductase family protein, whose protein sequence is MQENTEQTFREVMRGYPTGVTIVTSLSEGKPVGGTMNSFTSVSMTPPLIAVFITAGSHTAQAIAGSRKFNVNILSASQEADARKFADPDSATRFAQDHFESGSNGIPVIPGSIACLECTLEDQIPVADHIMFLGNVTAAYSLKEGNPILYYRRKFRELPSNP, encoded by the coding sequence AGGTGATGAGGGGCTATCCAACCGGAGTGACTATTGTGACCTCCCTTTCTGAAGGAAAGCCAGTGGGCGGTACCATGAACTCCTTCACTTCAGTCTCCATGACTCCACCTCTTATTGCGGTTTTCATAACTGCCGGCAGCCATACAGCACAGGCCATAGCAGGAAGCAGGAAATTCAACGTGAACATACTCAGTGCCAGTCAGGAGGCGGATGCAAGAAAATTTGCAGATCCGGACAGCGCAACGAGGTTCGCTCAGGATCACTTTGAGAGTGGCAGCAATGGAATCCCTGTTATCCCGGGTTCAATTGCCTGCCTTGAATGCACACTTGAGGATCAGATTCCAGTTGCGGATCATATAATGTTTCTGGGAAATGTCACAGCTGCATACAGTCTCAAGGAAGGAAATCCCATACTGTATTACCGCAGGAAATTCCGGGAACTGCCGTCTAATCCTTGA
- a CDS encoding alpha/beta hydrolase: MALDPDVAKLLKMISEMNMPNFRDMDVGDLRNMMDNNPLMKEDIQISRTTDMSIGDEKIPARLYDPKDGTRSLILYFHGGGFVFGNLESHDAVCRRAARESGCKVLSVDYRLAPEHKFPAAVEDAFTAYVWARKNARKLDVDPDRIAVAGDSAGGNLSAAVSLMIRDRGIEKPMLQILFYPALGPDFFSESLREFSDGFFLTRDQIDWFGDMYLGNKADALNPYFSPILHPDLSGLPEAIIITGEHDPLRDQGETYVSRLGSAGIPVTGIRAMGMIHGFLSFTPVVPAAACVADMVWSLVGKKLGSR, from the coding sequence ATGGCTCTTGATCCTGATGTTGCGAAGCTCTTGAAGATGATTTCTGAAATGAACATGCCCAATTTCAGGGACATGGATGTTGGCGATCTGCGGAATATGATGGACAACAACCCATTGATGAAGGAGGATATCCAGATAAGCCGGACCACAGACATGTCCATAGGCGACGAAAAAATCCCTGCCAGGCTTTATGATCCGAAGGATGGCACCAGGTCCCTCATACTGTATTTCCATGGGGGCGGCTTCGTTTTTGGAAACCTGGAAAGCCACGATGCGGTGTGCCGCAGGGCAGCCCGGGAATCCGGCTGCAAGGTTCTTTCTGTGGATTACAGGCTTGCCCCTGAACACAAGTTTCCAGCCGCGGTAGAGGATGCTTTCACTGCCTATGTATGGGCAAGGAAAAATGCCAGGAAGCTTGACGTTGACCCTGACAGGATTGCCGTGGCAGGGGACAGTGCCGGCGGGAACCTTTCCGCTGCCGTCAGCCTCATGATCAGGGACCGTGGCATTGAAAAACCCATGCTTCAGATTCTATTCTATCCTGCTCTCGGCCCTGACTTCTTCTCCGAATCACTGCGTGAATTCTCTGATGGCTTCTTCCTCACCAGGGATCAGATTGACTGGTTCGGTGACATGTACCTGGGAAATAAGGCTGATGCCCTGAACCCTTACTTCTCGCCCATCCTGCATCCTGATCTCTCAGGGTTACCTGAGGCCATAATCATAACAGGAGAGCATGATCCCCTCAGGGACCAGGGTGAGACATATGTATCAAGGCTCGGGTCCGCAGGCATTCCTGTGACCGGCATAAGGGCAATGGGAATGATTCATGGATTCCTGAGCTTCACACCGGTTGTTCCCGCTGCTGCTTGCGTTGCCGACATGGTGTGGTCACTGGTCGGAAAGAAGCTGGGATCCCGCTGA
- a CDS encoding amino acid permease, with product MMRRRNRLQKNAVGLFQGVFQSLGQVAPAADIAILLVASFSIAGPDTVLSVIFGWLIYALWMITPYQFSKYKSNAGSYYAYASSATDRGRLGPITAFSFMYYDITGAAFGILGLSSFIFLISPAISSIPYIWVIFAAAFTGYIIAVTYFGIKPSLGYNAIAGLAEVLFLLIGAIIIIIRVGPGNSVLPFTISRSTGIGFSAIMFGAVFSILDFTGSGVVTTVSEEIKEPKKNIGKSIIFAMVLTAISIIPATYALTVGWGIGHIASFATTNDAGLIVFSRYLGPVGLVLLIIFTVNSYLTNGVSKATAVSRWWYSAARDGVVFPKSLSRIHPKYKSPANALIAWALGSFALDVIMGVIYGPENAAFILEAGTGISIILVHIMANTSLTFFTRRIGEFRLLTHGIAPAAATAIGLVVIYFSMSDVVAKWLSTPSPINDAYFGSLIATMLWVILGGLAVTMYYSRHRPNTLERAGEFDVEGVSYTGFKENQ from the coding sequence ATGATGCGAAGAAGAAACAGGTTGCAGAAGAACGCAGTGGGCCTGTTCCAGGGAGTGTTCCAGTCTCTTGGGCAGGTTGCCCCGGCAGCAGATATTGCTATCCTGCTGGTGGCATCTTTCTCAATTGCTGGCCCTGACACAGTCCTGTCTGTAATATTCGGATGGCTCATTTACGCACTGTGGATGATAACGCCCTACCAGTTCAGCAAGTATAAGTCCAACGCCGGAAGCTACTATGCTTACGCCTCATCCGCAACAGATCGAGGAAGACTGGGGCCAATAACGGCTTTCAGCTTCATGTATTACGATATAACAGGGGCGGCATTCGGGATACTCGGTCTGTCCAGCTTCATATTCCTCATATCGCCTGCAATAAGCAGCATCCCATACATATGGGTCATATTTGCAGCTGCCTTCACGGGTTACATAATCGCAGTCACGTATTTCGGCATAAAGCCTTCACTGGGATACAATGCAATTGCCGGACTTGCCGAGGTCCTGTTCCTGCTCATTGGAGCAATAATAATCATAATCAGGGTTGGGCCGGGAAACTCAGTGCTGCCATTCACAATTTCCAGGTCAACCGGCATTGGGTTTTCCGCCATTATGTTCGGCGCGGTGTTCTCAATTCTCGATTTCACGGGAAGCGGGGTGGTCACAACGGTTTCCGAAGAGATAAAGGAGCCCAAGAAGAACATAGGAAAATCCATCATATTCGCCATGGTCCTCACCGCAATATCAATAATACCTGCAACCTACGCACTTACCGTTGGATGGGGTATTGGCCACATTGCGAGCTTCGCCACAACCAACGATGCCGGCCTTATAGTGTTCAGCAGGTATCTTGGGCCAGTCGGGCTGGTTCTCCTGATAATATTCACAGTGAACAGCTACCTGACCAACGGGGTATCCAAGGCAACCGCCGTGAGCAGGTGGTGGTATTCAGCTGCCCGTGATGGCGTTGTCTTTCCCAAGAGCCTGAGCAGAATCCATCCCAAATACAAGTCTCCTGCCAATGCATTAATTGCGTGGGCGCTGGGGTCGTTTGCGCTTGACGTAATCATGGGGGTGATCTACGGCCCGGAAAACGCTGCATTCATTCTGGAGGCAGGCACAGGCATCTCGATCATCCTGGTCCACATAATGGCCAACACTTCACTGACTTTTTTCACCAGGAGAATAGGTGAGTTCAGGCTGCTGACGCACGGAATTGCACCGGCAGCAGCCACTGCCATAGGGCTTGTAGTCATATACTTCTCCATGAGCGATGTTGTGGCAAAATGGCTTTCCACGCCATCACCAATAAATGACGCCTATTTTGGGTCACTAATTGCAACAATGCTGTGGGTTATCCTTGGAGGGCTGGCCGTAACCATGTACTATTCCAGGCACAGGCCGAACACCCTGGAAAGAGCTGGGGAATTTGACGTGGAGGGTGTGAGCTACACTGGATTCAAGGAGAATCAGTGA
- a CDS encoding MFS transporter: protein MQALLFMTLGNFNDSAYSPLAPFIKSDFLLSSAQLGLITSFIFIGSLTMSSMTGYFVDRLGRNTALKIAFGMMALGSLVAGSAQNYPEIVSGFFIIGFGYGIVTPSTNSSVMAAYYPHHARTMGIKQSGVPLGAALAALALPLVALHFSLRDALILTALISGGLAIGIARDVRPEGSRGSGKGYVREFFSTWRNRLLLLVSLPVAFLSWGQQSLLTYFVVYMRFRGFPIIWSEILLAVLLAGSVAGRLFWVNLSERMFSRNRSRMIAMIMLIAGLLFITFSLVAGNILEAGVMAFVLGMSAIGWNSTYVTLISEIAPRDRIGLFSGVSLMMISMGTILGTPLSGTVVDVISYNAMWRLIGLFLILMSLTVALMQRYLARHISGTPNP from the coding sequence ATGCAGGCACTGCTTTTCATGACCCTTGGTAACTTCAATGATTCCGCCTACTCACCACTTGCTCCATTCATAAAATCTGATTTTCTCCTTTCCTCAGCCCAGCTCGGGCTCATCACGAGCTTCATTTTCATAGGCTCTTTGACAATGTCATCAATGACAGGCTATTTTGTTGACCGCCTTGGAAGGAACACCGCACTGAAAATAGCCTTTGGCATGATGGCTCTTGGATCACTTGTTGCAGGATCTGCTCAGAACTATCCAGAAATAGTGTCGGGCTTCTTCATCATAGGATTTGGATACGGCATAGTGACCCCTTCCACAAACAGCTCTGTGATGGCAGCTTATTATCCGCATCACGCTCGAACAATGGGAATAAAACAGTCAGGTGTTCCTCTTGGGGCGGCACTGGCGGCTCTTGCCCTGCCACTTGTCGCCCTGCACTTCTCTCTCAGGGATGCCCTCATACTCACGGCCCTGATCTCTGGAGGCCTGGCAATCGGCATAGCCCGGGATGTCAGGCCGGAAGGAAGCAGGGGCTCTGGGAAGGGGTACGTGCGGGAGTTCTTCTCAACGTGGCGCAACCGCCTGCTCCTGCTGGTAAGCCTTCCGGTGGCATTCCTGTCTTGGGGCCAGCAGTCCCTGCTCACATACTTCGTTGTATACATGAGGTTCAGGGGCTTCCCAATCATCTGGTCGGAAATACTCCTGGCTGTCCTGCTTGCAGGTTCCGTGGCAGGCAGGCTCTTCTGGGTGAACCTTTCCGAGAGGATGTTCAGCAGGAACAGGTCAAGGATGATCGCAATGATCATGCTCATAGCAGGCCTCCTGTTCATAACCTTCTCCCTGGTGGCCGGAAACATTCTGGAAGCAGGCGTGATGGCATTTGTCCTCGGCATGAGTGCCATAGGCTGGAACAGCACATACGTTACACTGATATCTGAAATTGCCCCGCGCGACCGCATCGGCCTTTTCAGCGGCGTGAGCCTCATGATGATAAGCATGGGGACAATACTTGGCACGCCGCTTTCCGGAACTGTTGTGGACGTGATCTCATACAACGCCATGTGGAGACTCATCGGGCTCTTCCTGATCCTGATGTCTCTCACCGTTGCCCTCATGCAGAGATACCTGGCAAGGCACATTTCCGGAACCCCCAATCCATGA